A window of Desulfobaculum bizertense DSM 18034 genomic DNA:
CAATACCGGATGCTGAGGGCCGAAGGGAATTATTGTCTTGGCCATAGCGAATCCTTACTTTTTGGTGATCTTGAGATTGTTTGCCAGCGGAACCTGCTCAAGGGTCACTTCCTCATCGAGCAGGAGCGTCCGGTTAAAGTCCAGAACCAGTCCGTCAAAAACAAGGGCGAACTGATCGCGCATTTCGTTTTCGGGCAGCATGGCGCAAAAATATACGCCGCTGATGCTCGGCACTGGCGCATCTCGCAGTGCTTCCATGCGCAAGGTATGCATCTCCAGGTCCCTATCGAGGTGGTACAGCAAATCCACTGTTTCCTCTGTCTTGTTGGTACATGTCATTCCAACAAGCCTGTAGCCCTGGTTCTTGTACTTCAGAACCTCGCTTGCGAGGGTATCGGGTGTGACTTCAGTCAGATTTTCAATCACGGTGTCTCCCTCCAGAGCTAGCCCTTCATTGCTTCAACTTTTTCTGCAAACTTCTGCAATCCAAGCACCACTCCGTCGATAATCGCTTCCGGACGCGCCGGGCACCCCGGGACGTACACGTCCACCGGGATAACCTTGTCCACGCCACCAACAACGTTGTAGCACTCCCGAAAAACACCGCCAGAAAGCCCACAGGCTCCAATGGCAATGACCGCCTTAGGATCAGGCATCTGGTCATAAATGTTTTTCAGCACCTTTTTGTTTCTGTGATTCACAGTGCCCGTTACCAGCAGAACATCGGCGTGTTTGGGATTACCAACATTAACAATCCCGAAACGCTCAATGTCGTACAGGGGAGTCAGGCAGGCCAGTGTCTCAATATCGCACCCGTTGCAGCTACCGCAGTCATAATGAATGATCCACGGCGACTTGATGCGGGACTTCTTTATAAATGACTTCAGCATGATTAACTCGCGGCGTGCAGCCAGATGAGGTTAACGAAAGACATCGCAAGGCCAATGCTCCAGACGTACTTGAGCATCCAGCGCCAGGTCATGCGCGCCATTGTGTTGTCGATAAGGATTTCGACGAAGTACACAACCAGCAGCAAAATCAGCATGCCATACCAGCTTGTTCCCCAGAACAGGGCACACAGGCCAAGCAGCAGCACGGTTTCGTACCAGTGTGCAATCTCAATAAGGCCAAGATACGGGCCAGAGAACTCCGTCAAAACACCTTTGACCAGCTCCTGATGCCCGTGATGGGACGTGGAGAAATCAAAGGGCGATTTGCGAAGCTTAATGGTCAAGGCAAAGCTCAGCACAATGAACATCAGCGGAAGCTTCAGAATCAAAGGCTGCTCATAGGCCCATGCGTCGCTGATATTGAAACTGCCAGTCACCATGTAAATGCCGACAAAGACCAAAATCAGCAGCGGTTCATAGGTCAGAACCTGGATAAGCTCGCGCTGGGCGCCAACCTGTGAATACGGAGAAGGGACGCTCATTGCGCCCATCACGAGGAAAACAGAACCAATCGCCTGCACAAAGAAAATGAAAAGCAGGTCAGACTGGGCAAAGAACAGCATCACAGAGAATGCCGCTGCGACGAGATACACCCACGCACAGAAAACCTGCCACGTGCTCGCAACCATTCTGGTTTTGCCAAAAAGCTTGGCAACATCATAAAACGCCTGCACCACTGGCGGGCCTTGCCGAGACTGGAACCACGCCGTGACCCGGCGGTCCGTACCAGCGATAAGTCCACCAAGCAGAGGAGCAACCACGAGGCCAATCAGGCCAAGAATAATTGAAGCTGTCATTACAGCGCCCCTCCCATCATCAGAATAATGAGACCAATGGCCGCAATATTTACTGGTGTCGTCAAAACGTTTTCACCAAAGACTGCAGAAAGGTAGTAGTTGCCTGCCGAAACCTTGACCGGAACATTCATTGGGCCTCTAAAAAGCCCCTCTTTCATGTCGCCAATCTGCAAGCCACTCATGTATGCGCCCGTAGTCTTGATGCTCTTGGACCGCTTTGCCGCACGCAACGCGTACAGGAATCCAAGACCCATAACAAAGAACACCGGATACACGGCGAATGCCCCAAGTGGTCCGCGCAGAACCCCCGCAGAACTCGTCAGCGGAGCC
This region includes:
- a CDS encoding NADH-quinone oxidoreductase subunit C, whose protein sequence is MIENLTEVTPDTLASEVLKYKNQGYRLVGMTCTNKTEETVDLLYHLDRDLEMHTLRMEALRDAPVPSISGVYFCAMLPENEMRDQFALVFDGLVLDFNRTLLLDEEVTLEQVPLANNLKITKK
- a CDS encoding NADH-quinone oxidoreductase subunit B family protein; translation: MLKSFIKKSRIKSPWIIHYDCGSCNGCDIETLACLTPLYDIERFGIVNVGNPKHADVLLVTGTVNHRNKKVLKNIYDQMPDPKAVIAIGACGLSGGVFRECYNVVGGVDKVIPVDVYVPGCPARPEAIIDGVVLGLQKFAEKVEAMKG
- a CDS encoding respiratory chain complex I subunit 1 family protein, translated to MTASIILGLIGLVVAPLLGGLIAGTDRRVTAWFQSRQGPPVVQAFYDVAKLFGKTRMVASTWQVFCAWVYLVAAAFSVMLFFAQSDLLFIFFVQAIGSVFLVMGAMSVPSPYSQVGAQRELIQVLTYEPLLILVFVGIYMVTGSFNISDAWAYEQPLILKLPLMFIVLSFALTIKLRKSPFDFSTSHHGHQELVKGVLTEFSGPYLGLIEIAHWYETVLLLGLCALFWGTSWYGMLILLLVVYFVEILIDNTMARMTWRWMLKYVWSIGLAMSFVNLIWLHAAS